A genomic region of Prochlorococcus marinus XMU1405 contains the following coding sequences:
- a CDS encoding high light inducible protein: MEFAKKIMTEKAEKLNGKAAMLGMFALVGAYYFTGQILPGIF, from the coding sequence ATGGAATTCGCAAAAAAAATCATGACCGAAAAAGCAGAAAAGCTTAATGGTAAAGCCGCAATGCTTGGAATGTTTGCTCTTGTAGGAGCTTATTATTTTACTGGTCAAATTCTTCCAGGAATTTTCTAG
- the ychF gene encoding redox-regulated ATPase YchF, with protein MLKAGIIGLPNVGKSTLFNALVENAKAQAANFPFCTIEPNKGIVSVPDQRLQELGNLSSSQNIIPTKIEFVDIAGLVKGASKGEGLGNKFLSNIREVDAIVHVVRCFEDSDVIHVSGKVDPLDDIEIINLELNLADLSQLQKRRERIKKQVRTSKEAAKEDNLLEKIEEELEKGLSVRSISLNEEENLIIKQLGFLTAKPIIYATNLNENDLSEGNDFSSTVQNFASNENTECIKISAQVESELIELEPEDKKDYLIGLGVEEGGLSSLIRSTYKLLGLKTYFTTGEKETKAWTIKDGMTAPQAAGVIHTDFEKGFIRAQTISYQNLIDSGSIANAKTKGLLRSEGKEYIVNEGDVMEFLFNV; from the coding sequence ATGTTAAAAGCAGGTATTATTGGATTACCAAATGTTGGAAAATCAACTCTATTTAATGCACTTGTAGAAAATGCTAAGGCTCAAGCGGCTAATTTCCCCTTTTGTACTATAGAACCTAATAAAGGCATAGTTTCAGTACCAGATCAAAGGTTGCAAGAGTTAGGTAATTTAAGTTCTAGCCAAAATATTATCCCAACAAAAATTGAATTTGTAGATATCGCAGGACTAGTAAAAGGAGCTAGTAAAGGCGAAGGTTTGGGAAATAAATTTTTATCAAATATTAGGGAGGTTGATGCAATAGTTCATGTTGTAAGGTGCTTTGAAGATAGTGATGTAATTCATGTTTCTGGAAAGGTAGATCCCCTGGATGACATTGAGATAATTAATCTGGAATTGAATTTAGCTGATTTATCTCAACTCCAAAAAAGAAGAGAAAGAATTAAAAAACAGGTTAGAACTAGTAAAGAGGCAGCTAAAGAAGATAACTTACTAGAAAAAATTGAAGAAGAGCTAGAGAAAGGCCTTTCAGTTAGATCAATATCTTTGAATGAAGAAGAAAATTTAATAATTAAGCAATTAGGCTTCCTCACTGCTAAACCAATTATTTACGCAACTAATTTGAATGAGAATGATTTATCTGAAGGTAATGATTTTTCATCAACAGTTCAGAATTTTGCAAGCAATGAAAATACAGAATGTATAAAAATATCAGCGCAAGTCGAATCTGAATTAATAGAGTTAGAACCAGAAGATAAAAAAGACTACCTTATTGGCTTAGGAGTAGAAGAAGGGGGATTAAGTTCTTTAATTAGATCAACATATAAATTATTGGGATTAAAAACTTATTTCACTACCGGAGAAAAGGAGACAAAAGCTTGGACAATAAAAGATGGGATGACTGCGCCACAGGCAGCAGGAGTAATTCATACTGATTTTGAAAAAGGATTTATAAGAGCTCAGACTATTTCGTATCAAAATTTAATTGATTCAGGTTCAATTGCCAATGCAAAAACTAAAGGTCTTTTAAGAAGTGAAGGTAAGGAATATATTGTTAACGAAGGTGATGTAATGGAGTTCTTATTTAACGTTTAG
- a CDS encoding 1-deoxy-D-xylulose-5-phosphate reductoisomerase encodes MKYITVLGSTGSIGTQTLEIASEQPDKFKAVALSAGRNINLLTEQVKTHKPEVVAIEDESLIEDLKDNINNLNLDDAPLVLGGKQGINAVAAWDKADTVVTGIVGCAGLIPTMSAINAGKNIALANKETLIAAGPIVIPALKKNNSRLLPADSEHSAIFQCLQGLPNYENADFSTGEMPKGLKAIHLTASGGAFRDWAVEDLKHVTVEDATSHPNWDMGKKITVDSATLMNKGLEVIEAHYLFGTSYENIEIVIHPQSIIHSMIEMEDSSVLAQLGWPDMKLPILYAMSWPERFKTNWKRLNLSEIGKLTFKEPDEFKYPCMGLAYAAGKSSGTMPAVLNAANEMAVEQFLKEKISFQEIPTFISKACESHMENLNLSPELEDILEVDNWARLFVEQEIKKGKKYVSIG; translated from the coding sequence TTGAAATACATTACTGTGCTCGGTTCTACTGGTTCAATAGGGACTCAAACTCTCGAAATAGCTAGTGAGCAGCCTGATAAGTTTAAAGCCGTAGCTCTTTCTGCAGGAAGAAATATTAATTTATTAACTGAACAAGTTAAAACACATAAACCAGAGGTAGTTGCAATTGAGGATGAAAGTCTTATAGAAGATTTAAAAGATAATATTAATAACTTAAATTTGGATGATGCTCCCTTGGTTTTAGGTGGAAAGCAGGGGATTAACGCAGTTGCAGCATGGGATAAAGCAGATACTGTAGTAACAGGGATAGTAGGCTGTGCAGGCTTAATTCCAACAATGTCAGCAATTAATGCTGGGAAAAATATTGCACTTGCTAACAAAGAAACTTTAATTGCGGCAGGACCAATTGTTATTCCTGCATTAAAAAAAAATAATAGTAGGCTTTTACCTGCTGATTCAGAACACTCTGCTATCTTTCAATGTTTACAAGGATTACCTAATTATGAAAATGCAGATTTTTCAACAGGAGAAATGCCTAAGGGTTTAAAAGCTATACATTTAACCGCTTCTGGTGGTGCTTTCAGAGATTGGGCAGTTGAGGATTTAAAGCATGTCACAGTGGAAGATGCGACTTCACATCCTAATTGGGATATGGGGAAAAAAATAACTGTAGATTCTGCAACTCTTATGAATAAAGGATTAGAAGTTATAGAAGCTCATTATTTATTTGGGACCTCTTACGAAAATATCGAAATAGTTATCCACCCTCAAAGTATTATTCATTCAATGATTGAGATGGAAGATTCTTCAGTATTAGCTCAATTAGGTTGGCCAGATATGAAACTACCCATTTTATACGCGATGAGTTGGCCTGAAAGATTTAAAACAAATTGGAAAAGATTAAACCTAAGTGAAATTGGAAAATTAACTTTTAAAGAACCAGACGAGTTTAAATATCCATGCATGGGACTTGCCTATGCTGCAGGGAAATCTTCTGGGACTATGCCTGCAGTCTTAAATGCTGCTAATGAAATGGCTGTTGAACAATTCCTTAAAGAAAAAATTTCTTTTCAAGAAATCCCAACATTTATAAGTAAAGCTTGTGAATCACATATGGAGAATTTGAATTTGAGTCCCGAATTGGAGGATATTCTTGAAGTAGACAATTGGGCAAGACTTTTTGTTGAGCAAGAAATTAAAAAAGGGAAAAAATACGTAAGTATTGGATAA
- a CDS encoding chlorophyll a/b-binding protein produces the protein MPNNRSNNSWFCLKTYYLTSLQIRKMENSKTTYWQNAERTNGRMAMMGLFALVVNYGLFGWIIPGIF, from the coding sequence ATACCTAACAACAGGTCAAATAATTCCTGGTTTTGTTTAAAAACCTACTATCTAACATCTCTACAAATCAGAAAAATGGAAAATTCAAAAACAACTTATTGGCAAAACGCCGAGAGAACTAATGGAAGAATGGCAATGATGGGCTTATTTGCATTAGTTGTAAATTATGGCTTATTCGGATGGATAATCCCAGGAATTTTTTAA
- a CDS encoding DUF1028 domain-containing protein, translating to MTFSIIGFDPLKNRFGVAVSSCHIAVGSTVSFVRSQVGAVATQGQTNPYLGLRSLESLQSCSDSKIVLEDLIKEDFGREKRQVHLIDKYGRSACWTGQECFQTSGHISGENFSVAGNFLENIEVLEEMADVFNQSDPNIKLGKRLLDALNAGENIGGDRRSPRSTSSALKVSGELGFPLLDLRVDYHDSSVDELFRIYRHSQSEWAQKWRDSMNDLPEMNMKREFRVA from the coding sequence ATGACATTTTCAATTATTGGTTTTGATCCTTTAAAAAATAGATTTGGTGTTGCAGTTTCTTCTTGTCATATAGCTGTTGGCTCAACAGTTTCATTCGTTAGATCACAGGTTGGTGCTGTTGCAACTCAAGGTCAAACTAATCCGTATTTAGGATTAAGAAGTCTTGAGTCACTCCAATCCTGCTCTGATTCCAAAATTGTTTTGGAAGATTTAATTAAGGAAGATTTTGGCAGGGAAAAAAGACAGGTTCACTTAATTGATAAGTATGGGAGAAGCGCATGCTGGACAGGTCAAGAATGTTTTCAGACAAGCGGACATATAAGTGGAGAAAACTTTTCTGTAGCTGGCAATTTTCTAGAAAATATTGAAGTTCTTGAGGAGATGGCTGATGTTTTTAACCAAAGTGATCCAAATATTAAATTAGGGAAAAGACTACTTGATGCTCTTAATGCAGGAGAAAATATAGGTGGAGATAGACGAAGCCCCCGTTCAACCTCAAGCGCCCTAAAGGTAAGTGGAGAACTAGGCTTTCCCCTTTTAGACCTTAGAGTTGATTATCATGATTCCTCTGTAGATGAACTATTTAGAATTTATAGACATAGTCAAAGTGAATGGGCCCAGAAATGGAGAGATTCAATGAATGACTTGCCTGAAATGAATATGAAACGAGAATTTAGAGTGGCATAA
- a CDS encoding chlorophyll a/b-binding protein — protein MSPLSGFLAVIVFFTAILVAYLTKQFQNENLNYSSSNQMKNTNKKVKTIEKEKVVAETLNGRFAMLGLIAAVGAYLTTGQIIPGFV, from the coding sequence ATGAGTCCACTTTCAGGTTTCTTAGCCGTAATTGTATTCTTTACAGCCATCCTCGTTGCTTATTTAACCAAGCAATTTCAAAACGAAAATTTAAACTATTCATCTTCTAATCAAATGAAAAACACAAACAAAAAAGTCAAAACAATCGAAAAAGAAAAAGTTGTTGCTGAAACTCTTAACGGCAGATTCGCAATGCTTGGATTAATTGCTGCTGTTGGAGCATACCTAACAACAGGTCAAATAATTCCTGGTTTTGTTTAA
- a CDS encoding efflux RND transporter periplasmic adaptor subunit, with product MFDLIKKNINLRSGIILLSLAIFFVFITNSFKKNKSKDISDFVVQVEKGILSDSINTSGEVKAIRTSNIGPRKQGVIKEIKVDEGDLVNKDQVLASLDDEDFIYKIEELELNLEKQKSEFLRREYLYQEGAVSKEDFESYKNNYNISSAKLNDAKAEKSFYLIKAPYGGKITAKYAEIGSYVTPSTNLSSDPKTKNFIFELSEGLEIVAKVPESDIGRIKIGQEASVRIEAYPSKKYSAIVKKIATRAVKDNNVTSFEVTLNFKDISEEIKIGMTADLEFRVEGNEEKILVPTVSIVTEKGEKGILKVDKNNSPKFEKIEIGISSGNKTSVIDGLEPGEQIFIDIPPWAKKRK from the coding sequence ATGTTTGATTTAATAAAAAAAAATATAAATCTAAGAAGTGGAATTATATTGCTTTCTCTAGCTATATTTTTCGTTTTTATAACCAATTCCTTCAAGAAAAATAAGTCAAAAGATATTTCTGATTTTGTAGTTCAAGTTGAAAAAGGAATCCTCTCAGATTCAATTAATACTAGTGGTGAAGTAAAAGCAATAAGGACAAGCAATATCGGGCCTCGGAAGCAAGGCGTAATAAAAGAAATCAAAGTAGATGAGGGCGATCTTGTAAACAAAGATCAAGTTTTAGCTTCTCTTGATGATGAAGACTTTATCTATAAAATTGAAGAACTTGAATTAAATTTAGAAAAACAAAAATCTGAATTTTTAAGAAGGGAATATTTATATCAAGAAGGCGCGGTAAGTAAAGAAGACTTTGAAAGTTATAAAAATAACTACAACATTAGTAGTGCAAAACTTAATGATGCAAAAGCTGAAAAAAGTTTCTATCTAATTAAAGCTCCTTATGGAGGAAAGATAACTGCAAAATATGCTGAGATAGGATCTTATGTCACACCAAGTACAAACTTAAGTTCAGACCCTAAAACCAAAAACTTTATTTTTGAACTATCAGAGGGCCTAGAAATTGTTGCTAAAGTTCCTGAGAGTGACATTGGCAGAATAAAAATAGGTCAAGAAGCCTCAGTAAGAATTGAGGCTTATCCCTCAAAAAAATATAGTGCCATAGTTAAAAAAATAGCTACAAGAGCTGTAAAAGATAATAATGTAACCTCATTCGAAGTAACTTTAAATTTTAAAGATATTTCTGAAGAAATTAAAATTGGAATGACTGCAGATCTTGAGTTTAGAGTCGAAGGTAATGAAGAAAAAATCTTAGTCCCTACAGTTTCTATTGTCACTGAAAAAGGTGAAAAAGGAATTTTGAAAGTTGATAAAAACAATTCTCCCAAATTTGAAAAAATCGAAATTGGTATTAGTAGTGGAAATAAAACTTCAGTCATTGATGGATTAGAACCTGGAGAGCAAATCTTTATTGATATTCCACCTTGGGCTAAGAAGAGAAAATGA
- the polA gene encoding DNA polymerase I, protein MSLKSENSKKPILLLVDGHSLAFRSFYAFSKGIDGGLTTKEGFPTSVTYGFLKSLLDNCKNISPEGVCITFDTEKPTFRHELDPNYKANRDVAPDVFFQDIEQLEIILEESLNLPIFKSPGYEADDLLGTIANDASSKGWCVNILSGDRDLFQLVDDQKDIYVLYMGGGPYAKSGNPTLMNENGVKEKLGVAPERVVDLKALTGDSSDNIPGIKGVGPKTAINLLKENDTLDGIYKALDKIQQNNDKKYKGFIKGSVIEKLRNDKHNAFLSRDLAKINTKVPLILSNGYELKNINQELLSESLKKLELSTLLRQIDIFNSTFSKGGFDKNNVAKEEEKAPKVAGNNELENSENKIPKIKVTVVNDFELLDKLIQRLDKTNQIVSLDTETNSLNPIDAELVGIGLCLGEENDDLFYIPLGHQTKKETTNQLSIEDVFSKLRNWIEDPNKEKVLQNSKFDRQIFFNHGLDLKGVTFDTLIADYLLNNQEKHGLSEISFRLFGFKPPSFKETVGKNKDFSFVDIDEASIYCGYDVFLTFKIVKIFKERFSKEKDDLIKLFEQIELPLEPVLSQMEMNGITIDIPYLDKLSKELKSTLEDIESKVYKLAEETFNLSSPKQLGEILFEKLNLDKKKSRKTKTGWSTDAVVLERLVDEHEIIQHLIKHRTLSKLLSTYIDALPNLINEKTGRVHTNFNQAATATGRLSSSNPNLQNIPVRTEFSRRIRKAFLPEKNWKLLSADYSQIELRILAHLADEEILINAFHKNDDIHSLTARLIFEKEEISSDERRVGKTINFGVIYGMGIKKFARSTGVSSQEAKEFLIKYKERYSKIFKFLELQERLALSKGYVKTIFGRKREFKFDKNGLGRLIGKDPYEIDLQSARRAGMEAQSLRAAANAPIQGSSADIIKIAMVQLNKKFIEMNVPAKMLLQVHDELLFEVEQDSLEITTKLVKKTMEDCVKLNVPLLVDIGIGDNWMETK, encoded by the coding sequence ATGAGTTTAAAATCTGAAAACTCTAAAAAACCAATTTTACTTTTAGTCGATGGCCACTCACTTGCTTTTAGAAGCTTCTATGCATTTAGCAAAGGGATTGATGGAGGTTTAACTACCAAAGAGGGATTTCCAACAAGTGTCACTTATGGATTCCTAAAAAGTCTTCTGGATAATTGCAAAAATATTAGTCCTGAGGGTGTTTGTATTACGTTTGATACCGAAAAACCAACTTTCAGACATGAATTAGATCCGAATTATAAGGCTAATAGAGATGTGGCACCAGATGTTTTTTTTCAGGATATTGAACAACTAGAAATCATTTTAGAAGAAAGCCTTAATTTGCCAATTTTTAAATCTCCAGGATACGAAGCAGATGATCTCTTAGGCACAATTGCAAATGATGCTTCTTCTAAAGGATGGTGCGTGAATATTCTTTCTGGAGATAGGGACTTATTTCAATTAGTAGATGATCAAAAAGATATTTATGTACTTTATATGGGTGGTGGTCCATATGCGAAAAGTGGAAATCCAACTCTTATGAATGAAAATGGAGTAAAAGAAAAATTAGGTGTTGCGCCAGAAAGAGTAGTTGATCTTAAAGCCCTAACTGGTGATAGTTCTGATAATATTCCAGGTATTAAAGGGGTAGGTCCAAAAACTGCAATTAACCTTCTAAAAGAGAACGACACGCTTGATGGAATCTATAAGGCTTTGGACAAGATTCAGCAGAACAACGATAAGAAATATAAAGGATTCATCAAAGGTTCAGTTATTGAAAAGCTAAGAAACGATAAACATAATGCTTTTCTCTCCAGAGATTTGGCAAAAATAAATACTAAGGTGCCTTTAATTTTAAGTAACGGTTATGAATTAAAAAATATAAATCAAGAACTACTTTCAGAGTCACTGAAAAAATTAGAACTATCAACACTACTCCGGCAAATTGATATTTTCAATTCAACTTTCAGCAAAGGTGGTTTTGACAAAAATAATGTAGCTAAAGAGGAGGAGAAGGCACCAAAAGTCGCAGGCAATAATGAATTAGAAAATAGTGAAAATAAAATCCCTAAAATTAAGGTAACTGTTGTAAATGACTTTGAATTACTTGATAAATTAATTCAAAGATTAGACAAGACCAATCAAATAGTTTCTTTAGATACAGAGACCAATAGTTTAAATCCAATCGATGCAGAACTTGTTGGGATAGGGTTATGTCTTGGAGAAGAAAATGATGATTTATTTTATATACCTCTTGGTCATCAAACAAAAAAAGAGACCACCAATCAATTATCAATTGAAGATGTTTTCTCTAAGCTAAGAAATTGGATAGAAGATCCAAACAAAGAAAAGGTACTCCAAAATTCTAAGTTTGATAGGCAAATATTTTTTAATCATGGACTTGATCTTAAAGGCGTAACCTTTGACACCTTGATAGCAGACTACCTTCTTAATAATCAGGAGAAGCATGGGTTAAGTGAAATTAGTTTTAGATTATTTGGATTTAAGCCCCCTTCATTTAAGGAAACAGTTGGGAAGAATAAAGACTTTTCATTTGTTGATATTGATGAAGCAAGTATTTACTGCGGTTATGATGTTTTTCTAACTTTTAAGATTGTCAAAATTTTTAAAGAAAGATTTTCAAAGGAAAAAGATGACTTAATAAAATTGTTCGAACAAATCGAGCTGCCTTTAGAGCCGGTATTGTCCCAAATGGAAATGAATGGCATAACCATCGACATCCCTTATTTGGATAAACTCTCAAAAGAACTAAAAAGTACCTTAGAAGATATTGAAAGTAAGGTTTATAAGTTAGCAGAGGAGACTTTTAATCTATCTTCACCAAAACAACTTGGTGAGATCTTATTCGAAAAACTAAATTTGGATAAGAAAAAATCACGGAAAACAAAAACAGGATGGAGTACAGATGCAGTAGTTCTAGAAAGATTAGTCGACGAACATGAAATAATCCAACATTTAATAAAACACAGAACTCTTAGCAAATTACTTAGCACCTATATTGATGCTCTTCCAAATCTTATTAACGAAAAAACAGGAAGAGTTCATACAAACTTTAATCAAGCTGCAACAGCAACTGGCAGACTAAGCAGTAGCAATCCTAATCTTCAAAATATCCCTGTTAGGACTGAATTTAGTAGGAGAATCAGAAAAGCATTTTTGCCTGAAAAAAATTGGAAACTTTTATCAGCTGATTATTCTCAGATCGAATTAAGAATACTTGCTCACTTAGCGGATGAAGAAATACTAATAAATGCGTTTCATAAAAATGATGACATTCATTCTTTGACTGCAAGATTGATTTTTGAGAAAGAAGAAATATCTTCTGATGAGAGGAGAGTTGGGAAAACAATAAATTTTGGAGTTATCTATGGTATGGGTATAAAAAAGTTTGCACGTTCAACAGGAGTAAGTAGTCAAGAGGCAAAAGAATTCCTAATAAAATACAAAGAAAGATATTCAAAAATTTTCAAATTTCTTGAACTCCAAGAAAGGCTTGCCTTATCAAAAGGTTATGTAAAAACAATTTTTGGTCGAAAGAGAGAATTTAAGTTTGATAAAAATGGACTTGGAAGATTAATAGGGAAAGATCCTTACGAAATTGACCTACAATCTGCGAGAAGGGCTGGCATGGAAGCACAGTCATTAAGAGCCGCAGCTAATGCACCAATTCAGGGTTCAAGTGCAGACATTATTAAAATTGCAATGGTTCAACTAAATAAGAAATTCATAGAAATGAATGTTCCAGCAAAAATGCTTTTACAAGTACATGATGAATTATTGTTTGAAGTTGAACAGGATTCTTTGGAAATTACGACGAAATTAGTAAAGAAGACTATGGAAGATTGTGTAAAATTAAATGTGCCTCTTTTAGTTGATATTGGAATTGGAGACAATTGGATGGAGACAAAATAA
- a CDS encoding cytochrome B, whose protein sequence is MRNILLILFFVLLFFLLFYSKRNRGLAQKTTISQTYEPFLKDQEFNPDISTDNWDLHKLRLDKFKRSQYKGLTFFVSSENKIYYLSEEGDKVYC, encoded by the coding sequence ATGAGAAATATATTATTAATTCTTTTTTTTGTACTTTTATTTTTTTTACTTTTTTATTCAAAACGAAATAGAGGTTTAGCCCAAAAAACAACAATTAGTCAAACTTATGAACCTTTCTTAAAAGATCAAGAATTTAATCCTGATATAAGTACTGATAATTGGGATTTACACAAACTTAGATTAGATAAATTTAAAAGATCACAATATAAGGGATTAACTTTCTTCGTAAGTTCAGAAAATAAAATTTACTATCTTTCTGAAGAAGGGGATAAGGTTTATTGCTAA
- the cysS gene encoding cysteine--tRNA ligase, whose translation MIKLFNTLSKKVEVFKPIDDVVKIYCCGVTVYDLCHLGHARSYIAWDVLRRFLIYSDFKVKYVQNFTDIDDKILKRAKEESSSMKEVSEKNIIEFHKDMDSLGIMRPDSMPRATNHICNICSFITILEDKGYAYSRDGDVYYSVFKNKNYGKLSNQNLQEQNINQQGRMVNEENSKKLNPQDFALWKKAKDDEPFFDSPWGKGRPGWHIECSAMVKDELGDTIDIHLGGSDLIFPHHENEIAQSEAANGKKLANYWLHNGMVNVNGQKMSKSLKNFKTIRELIQSGISPMTLRYFVMTVNYRKPLDFTEEALRSASEAWKNINVALSFMDLTKGVFRSIDKDESIEEEYKEKISFELSQKKLKFSEALGNDLNTAGAIAIIYDLAKPLKNFLNQFQRVEGFKIDLNQKFFLLENFKTLAKLTEVLGLKKEVLVKESKITEEEISSLINERLKAKMEKNYAKADEIRNLLKEKGIELIDQSKEITTWIRV comes from the coding sequence ATGATCAAACTTTTTAATACTTTAAGCAAAAAAGTTGAGGTTTTTAAGCCTATTGATGATGTAGTAAAAATTTATTGTTGTGGAGTAACTGTTTATGATTTATGTCATCTTGGTCATGCCAGAAGTTATATAGCTTGGGATGTATTGAGAAGATTTTTAATTTACAGTGATTTCAAAGTGAAGTATGTTCAAAATTTTACAGATATTGATGACAAGATCTTAAAAAGAGCGAAAGAAGAAAGCAGTTCAATGAAGGAAGTATCTGAAAAGAATATCATTGAATTTCATAAAGATATGGATTCTTTAGGAATAATGCGTCCGGATAGCATGCCAAGAGCAACGAATCATATATGCAATATCTGCTCCTTCATAACAATCCTTGAGGACAAAGGTTATGCATACTCTAGGGATGGAGACGTTTATTATTCTGTTTTCAAAAATAAAAATTATGGAAAGCTTAGTAATCAAAATTTACAAGAACAAAATATCAATCAACAAGGAAGAATGGTAAATGAGGAAAATAGTAAAAAACTTAATCCGCAAGATTTTGCGCTATGGAAAAAAGCCAAAGATGATGAACCATTTTTTGATTCGCCATGGGGTAAAGGTAGGCCAGGATGGCATATTGAATGTTCGGCGATGGTTAAAGATGAATTAGGAGATACTATCGATATCCATTTAGGTGGTTCCGATTTGATTTTTCCTCATCATGAGAATGAAATCGCCCAATCAGAAGCAGCCAATGGCAAAAAGCTAGCCAACTATTGGTTACACAATGGGATGGTCAATGTAAATGGACAAAAGATGAGTAAATCCCTTAAAAATTTTAAAACTATCAGAGAGCTAATTCAGTCAGGTATAAGCCCTATGACTTTGCGATATTTTGTTATGACTGTGAATTATAGAAAACCACTTGATTTTACTGAAGAAGCTTTAAGGAGTGCTTCAGAAGCTTGGAAAAATATTAATGTAGCCCTTTCTTTTATGGATCTTACAAAAGGTGTTTTTAGATCTATTGATAAAGATGAATCTATCGAAGAAGAATATAAAGAAAAAATAAGTTTTGAATTATCTCAAAAAAAGCTTAAATTTTCTGAGGCTCTTGGAAATGACCTCAATACAGCAGGCGCTATTGCAATTATTTACGATTTAGCGAAACCATTAAAAAACTTTTTAAACCAATTTCAAAGGGTTGAAGGTTTTAAAATAGACCTAAATCAAAAATTCTTTCTACTTGAAAATTTTAAAACTCTTGCAAAGTTGACTGAGGTACTTGGTCTTAAAAAAGAAGTTTTAGTAAAAGAAAGTAAAATAACAGAAGAAGAAATATCATCACTTATTAATGAAAGATTGAAAGCAAAAATGGAAAAGAATTATGCGAAGGCCGATGAAATAAGAAATTTGTTAAAAGAAAAAGGTATTGAACTTATTGATCAATCAAAGGAAATAACAACATGGATAAGGGTCTAA
- a CDS encoding type 1 glutamine amidotransferase: MKKIRRLLVLQHLEIEGPGLFEQFAKERDLKIEIIRLDNKNTLPQTKKGDLILSMGGPMGVKDIGSERYPWLRLERDFIKKELEHERPIIGVCLGAQLLASAAGGDVEILKFGSPPKVLPEIGWSQIFIDKSNKDFKALFEDPFHVLHWHGDRILLPNKAVLIASSARCKEQFFRIGNFAYGLQFHIETTGGMINNWIKEDKEFVLKGLGLNGQEILKEENQKYIDKTFLKRKLLISKLFELLDN, translated from the coding sequence ATGAAGAAAATAAGACGCTTATTAGTTTTGCAGCATTTAGAAATAGAGGGGCCTGGTCTTTTTGAACAATTTGCTAAAGAAAGAGATTTAAAAATAGAAATTATTCGCTTAGATAACAAAAATACTCTGCCGCAAACAAAAAAAGGTGACTTAATTTTAAGTATGGGTGGACCAATGGGAGTTAAAGATATTGGAAGCGAAAGATATCCATGGCTTAGGTTAGAAAGAGATTTTATAAAAAAAGAATTAGAACATGAGAGACCTATAATCGGTGTTTGCTTAGGTGCTCAGTTGCTTGCGAGTGCTGCTGGGGGAGATGTAGAAATTCTTAAATTTGGATCACCTCCAAAAGTATTGCCAGAAATTGGATGGTCTCAAATTTTTATAGACAAATCGAATAAAGACTTTAAAGCACTGTTTGAAGACCCTTTTCATGTACTACATTGGCATGGAGATAGGATTTTATTACCTAATAAAGCAGTACTCATTGCTAGTAGTGCACGTTGTAAGGAACAGTTTTTTAGGATTGGTAATTTTGCTTACGGATTGCAATTCCATATAGAGACGACGGGGGGAATGATAAATAACTGGATTAAAGAAGATAAAGAGTTTGTCCTTAAAGGATTAGGCTTAAATGGCCAGGAAATTTTAAAAGAAGAGAATCAAAAATATATTGATAAAACTTTTTTAAAAAGAAAGCTTCTAATAAGTAAATTATTTGAATTATTAGATAATTAA
- a CDS encoding high light inducible protein, protein MANSNVTTESGGRQNMFPTETRPYIDESVSYDSYPQNAEKVNGRWAMIGLVALVGAYVSTGQIIPGIF, encoded by the coding sequence ATGGCTAATTCAAACGTTACTACTGAATCAGGTGGCAGACAGAATATGTTTCCTACTGAGACACGTCCTTACATAGATGAGTCTGTTTCTTACGACAGCTACCCTCAAAATGCAGAAAAAGTTAACGGTCGTTGGGCAATGATTGGGCTTGTTGCTTTAGTAGGTGCTTACGTTTCAACCGGACAAATTATTCCTGGCATTTTTTAA